The following coding sequences lie in one Micromonospora sp. R77 genomic window:
- a CDS encoding CAP domain-containing protein, which translates to MEATGVYGWTDPIDPDGAPRRPEPPTDQPPAWLTDRPEPRSSYLFGDEPQQPTEPPRWQSEPTGQLPPPVAPFERAAHDRTGELPYPVAPFERAAHDRTGELPYPVAPFERAAQDRTAPVDLAAVRATGADGPADGRHRNGRRFPRPLLIGGAAAAATLVVSLGVGALVLPGSDPRSDTTTVDDTVAAAPAVPDASSAPADALAAPSPTTSPSAAKPSPSPSRTVKPAPSRTTAPSRNLPRSSAPSTTTKAKTTSTGTGITAELQKVVDLVNAERAKAGCKALSVNSKLMTAAQRHSQDQADHRTMSHDGSDGSDVGQRLDRVGYAWRGYGENVAWNQQTPAAVMDAWMNSPGHRANILNCSFTQIGVGVARSNGPYWTQDFGTPR; encoded by the coding sequence ATGGAGGCGACAGGCGTGTACGGCTGGACCGACCCGATCGACCCGGACGGCGCTCCCCGGCGCCCCGAGCCCCCGACCGACCAACCGCCGGCGTGGCTCACCGACCGACCGGAACCGCGGTCGTCGTACCTCTTCGGGGACGAGCCGCAGCAGCCCACCGAGCCGCCCCGGTGGCAGTCGGAGCCGACCGGGCAGCTGCCGCCCCCGGTGGCGCCCTTCGAGCGGGCCGCGCACGACCGGACCGGTGAACTGCCCTACCCCGTGGCGCCCTTCGAGCGGGCCGCGCACGACCGGACCGGTGAACTGCCCTACCCCGTCGCGCCCTTCGAGCGGGCCGCGCAGGACCGGACCGCTCCGGTGGACCTGGCCGCCGTACGGGCCACCGGTGCGGACGGGCCGGCCGACGGGCGGCACCGCAACGGGCGGCGCTTCCCCCGTCCACTGCTGATCGGCGGGGCCGCCGCCGCGGCGACCCTCGTGGTGAGCCTGGGCGTGGGTGCCCTGGTGCTGCCGGGGAGCGACCCGCGCTCCGACACCACCACCGTGGACGACACCGTCGCCGCCGCCCCGGCCGTCCCGGACGCCTCGTCGGCACCGGCCGACGCGCTGGCCGCCCCCTCGCCGACCACGTCGCCGAGCGCCGCGAAGCCCAGCCCGTCGCCCAGCCGGACGGTCAAGCCGGCGCCCAGCCGCACCACCGCGCCGTCGCGCAACCTGCCCCGCAGCTCCGCGCCGAGCACCACCACCAAGGCGAAGACCACCTCCACCGGCACCGGCATCACCGCCGAGCTGCAGAAGGTCGTCGACCTGGTCAACGCCGAGCGGGCCAAGGCCGGCTGCAAGGCGCTGAGCGTCAACAGCAAGCTGATGACCGCCGCCCAGCGGCACAGCCAGGACCAGGCCGACCACCGGACCATGTCGCACGACGGCAGCGACGGCAGCGACGTCGGCCAGCGGCTCGACCGGGTCGGCTACGCCTGGCGCGGCTACGGCGAGAACGTCGCCTGGAACCAGCAGACCCCGGCCGCGGTGATGGACGCGTGGATGAACAGCCCCGGTCACCGGGCGAACATCCTCAACTGCTCGTTCACCCAGATCGGCGTGGGCGTGGCGCGGAGCAACGGGCCGTACTGGACGCAGGACTTCGGCACGCCGCGCTGA
- a CDS encoding endo alpha-1,4 polygalactosaminidase, with protein sequence MRNRLPWPVPPGRPARVVRRGARRTVALGLVLLTPLVACRAEPATPTAWPAGSVRSWQWQLTGPVDVTVDADVFLLDPVTTTTAETAALRARHRRLVCQVPVGTYAGTDPDANRWPVAIRGAPVAGRPGSRWLDVRRWDSLAPVLADRFRLCRGKGFGAVALSDADGYAHRPGFPVTFDDQLLVNRRLATLARSLGLSPGLVDAVPQVAALAPDFDFAVNQECVRRRECARLLPFADAHKPVLHVEYTGDPATFCVTTVGYGFASIRKDRSLDAWRESCPLP encoded by the coding sequence ATGCGGAACCGGCTGCCGTGGCCCGTGCCGCCGGGCCGGCCGGCGCGGGTCGTCCGGCGCGGAGCGCGCCGGACGGTGGCGCTCGGGCTCGTCCTGCTCACCCCGCTGGTCGCCTGCCGGGCCGAGCCCGCGACGCCCACCGCCTGGCCCGCCGGGTCGGTCCGGAGCTGGCAGTGGCAGCTCACCGGCCCGGTCGACGTGACCGTCGACGCGGACGTCTTCCTGCTCGACCCGGTGACGACCACCACCGCGGAGACCGCCGCGCTCCGCGCCCGACACCGCCGGCTGGTCTGCCAGGTGCCCGTCGGGACGTACGCGGGGACCGACCCGGACGCGAACCGCTGGCCGGTGGCGATACGCGGCGCCCCGGTCGCCGGCCGGCCGGGCAGCCGCTGGCTGGACGTACGACGGTGGGACAGTCTCGCCCCGGTGCTGGCCGACCGGTTCCGGCTCTGCCGGGGCAAGGGCTTCGGCGCGGTGGCGCTCAGCGACGCCGACGGGTACGCCCACCGCCCCGGCTTCCCGGTCACCTTCGACGACCAGTTGCTGGTCAACCGCCGGCTGGCCACGCTGGCCCGGTCGCTCGGCCTCTCCCCCGGTCTGGTCGACGCCGTGCCGCAGGTGGCCGCCCTCGCGCCGGACTTCGACTTCGCGGTCAACCAGGAGTGCGTACGGCGGCGGGAGTGCGCCCGGCTGCTGCCCTTCGCCGACGCCCACAAGCCGGTGCTGCACGTCGAGTACACCGGCGACCCGGCCACGTTCTGCGTCACCACCGTCGGGTACGGCTTCGCCTCCATCCGCAAGGACCGCAGCCTGGACGCGTGGCGGGAGTCCTGCCCGCTGCCCTGA